One region of Peromyscus eremicus chromosome 4, PerEre_H2_v1, whole genome shotgun sequence genomic DNA includes:
- the Sstr4 gene encoding somatostatin receptor type 4 — MNMPSTLPPGGEDTTWTPGTNASSAPEEEEDAVRSDSTGTAGMVTIQCIYALVCLVGLVGNALVIFVILRYAKMKTATNIYLLNLAVADELFMLSVPFVASAAALHHWPFGAVLCRAVLSVDGLNMFTSVFCLTVLSVDRYVAVVHPLRAATYRRPSVAKLINLGVWLASLLVTLPIAVFADTRPARGGETVACNLHWPHPAWSAVFVIYTFLLGFLLPVLAIGLCYLLIVGKMRAVALRAGWQQRRRSEKKITRLVLMVVTVFVLCWMPFYVVQLLNLFVTSLDATVNHVSLILSYANSCANPILYGFLSDNFRRSFQRVLCLRCCLLETTAGAEEEPLDYYATALKSRGGAGCICPPLPCQQEPMQAEPGCKQVPFTKTTTF; from the coding sequence ATGAACATGCCCTCAACACTACCCCCCGGGGGCGAGGACACCACCTGGACCCCCGGGACCAACGCCAGCAGCGctccggaggaggaggaggatgcggTGCGGTCCGACAGCACGGGGACAGCGGGCATGGTCACCATCCAATGCATATATGCGCTCGTGTGCCTGGTGGGCCTGGTGGGCAACGCCCTGGTCATCTTCGTGATACTACGCTATGCCAAGATGAAGACAGCCACCAACATCTACCTGCTCAACCTGGCGGTCGCCGATGAGCTCTTCATGCTGAGCGTGCCATTCGTGGCCTCGGCGGCCGCCCTGCACCACTGGCCCTTCGGGGCGGTGCTGTGTCGAGCAGTACTTAGCGTGGATGGCCTTAACATGTTCACCAGTGTCTTCTGCCTCACCGTGCTCAGCGTGGACCGCTATGTGGCTGTAGTGCACCCTTTGCGCGCCGCCACCTACCGGCGGCCCAGCGTGGCCAAGCTAATCAACCTAGGAGTGTGGCTAGCATCCTTGTTGGTCACCCTGCCCATCGCAGTCTTTGCTGACACCAGGCCGGCTCGCGGGGGCGAGACCGTGGCTTGCAACCTGCACTGGCCTCacccagcctggtctgcagtcTTCGTGATCTATACTTTTTTGTTGGGCTTCCTACTCCCGGTTCTGGCCATCGGTCTATGCTACCTGCTGATTGTGGGCAAGATGCGTGCGGTGGCCCTGCGGGCGGGCTGGCAGCAACGGAGGCGCTCAGAGAAGAAGATCACGAGGCTCGTGCTGATGGTGGTGACCGTCTTTGTGCTGTGCTGGATGCCCTTCTATGTGGTGCAGCTTCTGAATCTGTTTGTCACCAGCCTCGATGCCACAGTCAACCATGTGTCCCTCATCCTCAGCTATGCCAACAGCTGTGCCAACCCCATTCTCTATGGCTTCCTCTCTGACAACTTCCGGCGCTCTTTCCAGAGGGTTCTGTGCCTGCGCTGCTGTCTCCTGGAAACAACTGCAGGGGCCGAGGAAGAGCCCCTGGACTATTATGCCACtgctctcaaaagcagagggggCGCAGGATGCATATGCCCCCCACTGCCCTGCCAGCAGGAGCCCATGCAAGCAGAACCTGGCTGCAAGCAAGTTCCTTTCACCAAGACTACTACTTTCTGA